The following coding sequences are from one Lolium rigidum isolate FL_2022 chromosome 6, APGP_CSIRO_Lrig_0.1, whole genome shotgun sequence window:
- the LOC124667235 gene encoding metal transporter Nramp6-like, which translates to MSIAFLDPGNLEGDLQAGATAGDTLLWLLLWATAMGLLVQLLAARLGVATGKNLAELCRDEYPDWVRRALWLMAEVSMVSADIQEVIGSAIAIKILSRGFLPIWAGVVITALDCFIFLSLENYGVRKLEALFAVLIAIMAWSFAWMFIEAKPSGKDLIIGILVPKLSSRTLRQAVGIVGCVITPHNVFLHSALVQSRKIDQNKEYQVREALRYYSIESTLALVVPFMINLFVTTVFAKGFYGTEVAGTIGLENAGQYLQDKFGGDYFPILSIWGVGLLAAGTSSTITGTYAGQFIMDGFLNWRLKKWMRAIITRSFAIVPTIAVALYFNTTESALDVLNEWLNVLQSVQIPFSLIPLITLVSKEEVMGVFKIGLTTQIVTWTVASLPIVINGYLLLDFFSSEIRGPISGSLLCVAVLAYAAFLLYLILRCTELSNHVFRPVNKNSFT; encoded by the exons ATGAGCATCGCCTTCCTCGACCCGGGCAACCTCGAGGGCGACCTCCAGGCCGGTGCCACCGCCGGCGACACGCTGCTCTGGCTGCTCCTCTGGGCCACCGCCATGGGCCTGCTCGTCCAGCTGCTGGCCGCGCGCCTCGGGGTGGCCACCGGGAAGAACCTCGCCGAGCTATGCCGCGACGAGTACCCGGACTGGGTGCGCCGCGCGCTCTGGCTCATGGCCGAGGTCTCCATGGTCAGCGCCGACATCCAGGAGGTCATCGGGAGCGCCATTGCCATCAAGATCCTCAGCCGCGGCTTCCTTCCCATCTGGGCCGGCGTTGTCATCACTGCATTAGACTG CTTTATCTTTCTTTCCCTTGAGAACTATGGAGTGAGAAAATTGGAGGCTTTATTTGCAGTTCTGATTGCAATAATGGCCTGGTCCTTCGCGTGGATGTTCATAGAAGCCAAACCCAGCGGGAAAGACCTAATCATTG GTATTTTGGTTCCTAAGCTGAGCTCAAGAACACTAAGGCAAGCAGTTGGGATAGTCGGATGTGTCATCACGCCACACAACGTGTTCCTCCATTCCGCCCTCGTGCAATCACGAAAGATCGACCAGAATAAGGAATACCAAGTCCGCGAAGCGTTGAGGTACTACAGCATCGAATCAACCTTGGCACTGGTAGTGCCCTTCATGATAAACCTGTTTGTCACGACGGTTTTCGCAAAAGGGTTTTACGGTACCGAAGTGGCGGGCACCATTGGGCTTGAAAATGCTGGACAGTATCTCCAAGACAAGTTTGGGGGAGATTATTTCCCCATCCTGTCTATCTGGGGAGTTGGCTTACTAGCCGCCGGCACGAGCAGCACCATAACCGGCACCTATGCTGGTCAGTTCATAATGGACGGGTTTCTGAATTGGAGGCTGAAGAAATGGATGAGGGCGATTATCACTAGGAgcttcgcgatcgtgccgactatAGCTGTCGCTCTGTACTTCAACACCACTGAATCTGCGCTGGATGTTCTCAATGAGTGGCTCAATGTGCTGCAGTCGGTTCAGATCCCGTTCTCGCTCATACCACTGATAACGTTGGTGTCCAAGGAGGAGGTCATGGGAGTGTTTAAGATAGGATTGACAACGCAA ATTGTGACATGGACAGTTGCGTCTCTGCCAATCGTGATCAACGGCTAcctcttgctggatttcttctCCTCGGAGATCAGAGGCCCGATATCTGGCTCGCTACTCTGCGTGGCTGTGCTCGCTTATGCCGCGTTCCTACTGTATCTTATCCTCCGGTGCACGGAGCTGTCTAACCATGTATTTAGACCAGTAAACAAGAATAGCTTCACATGA